One window of Trifolium pratense cultivar HEN17-A07 linkage group LG5, ARS_RC_1.1, whole genome shotgun sequence genomic DNA carries:
- the LOC123884582 gene encoding serine/threonine-protein kinase 16, translating to MGCSFSGLNALYDSVNGGGDVWINENRFRILRQLGEGGFAFVYLVKEAPNDSATGGLANKLKDSSHLSDDGSYAMKKVLIQNNEQLELVREEIRVSSLFSHPNLLPLLDHAIISVKPTPETSWSHEAYLLFPVHLDGTLLDNAKTMKAKKEHYSTSDVLQIFRQLCAGLKHMHNLDPPYAHNDVKPGNVLLTHIKGQSPLAILMDFGSARPARRHISSRSEALQLQEWASEHCSAPFRSPELWDCPSHADIDERTDVWSLGCTLYAIMYGVSPFEYALGESGGSLQLAIVNAQVKWPAGHKPSYPDALHQFVSWMLQPQAAMRPRIDDIIIHVDKLIAKFSQ from the exons ATGGGTTGTTCTTTCTCTGGTTTAAACGCATTATACGACTCTGTAAACGGTGGTGGTGATGTTTGGATCAACGAGAATCGATTCCGAATCTTGAGACAACTCGGTGAAGGTGGATTCGCTTTTGTTTATCTTGTTAAAGAAGCTCCTAATGACTCTGCTACCGGTGGTCTCGCTAATAAACTCAAAGACTCTTCTCATCTTTCCG ATGATGGATCTTATGCTATGAAAAAGGTCCTCATTCAGAACAATGAGCAGCTGGAGTTGGTCAGAGAGGAGATACGCGTCTCGTCACTGTTTAGTCACCCCAATCTCCTCCCACTTCTTGATCATGCAATCATTTCTGTGAAG CCTACCCCAGAAACATCTTGGAGCCATGAAGCATACTTGTTATTTCCAGTTCATTTGGATGGAACATTGTTAGACAATGCCAAAACAATGAAAGCCAAAAAGGAACACTATTCTACCTCAGATGTTCTTCAAATATTTCGGCAG CTTTGTGCAGGACTAAAGCACATGCACAATTTAGATCCTCCATATGCACACAATGATGTCAAACCTGGTAATGTTCTCCTAACACACATAAAAGGACAATCACCACTGGCCATACTGATGGATTTTGGCAGTGCTCGTCCTGCAAGGAGGCATATTAGCTCTAGATCAGAGGCACTCCAGTTGCAG GAATGGGCATCTGAACATTGCTCTGCTCCTTTCCGATCCCCTGAGCTGTGGGATTGCCCAAGCCATGCTGATATAGACGAGAGGACTGACGTTTGGTCACTAGGATGCACATTATATGCAATAAT GTATGGGGTATCTCCATTTGAATATGCACTTGGAGAGTCTGGTGGAAGCCTGCAATTGGCTATTGTAAATGCTCAGGTCAAATGGCCAGCTGGACATAAACCTTCATATCCAGATGCTCTTCATCAGTTTGTTTCGTGGATGCTTCAGCCCCAGGCTGCTATGCGGCCCAGGATAGACGATATCATTATCCATGTTGACAAATTGATTGCAAAGTTCTCTCAATGA